A section of the Clostridium sp. TW13 genome encodes:
- a CDS encoding serine hydrolase domain-containing protein has protein sequence MLKDLEIEQIKNVLKTGIGEGFLAGANLMIIKNGKELFYHEDGFADREKKIPIKRNSIFRLYSMTKPITATAAMILLERGEIDLYDPVSKYLVGFKNQKVMQGDMLVPAEREVILKDLLSMTSGLVYSGESLAGKSIENLFEEIKDELYHDSSMTTLEIANKIGECPLAFQPGTSWEYGTSADVLGAVVEIVSGKKFGDFLKDEIFKPLGMNDTDFWVPEEKRDRLVKTYEDNGRGLELYTQNHLAIMQMMDKKPTFESGGAGLVSTIDDYAKFANMLLCDGTYNGIQILKPKTVKYMTTSTLNSQQQSDMDLWDTLCGHSYGNLMRVMTDCTKAGVLGSDGEYGWDGWLGAYFSNSQTDNLTFLFMMQKTNSGTTSLTRKLRNIIFSACCE, from the coding sequence ATGTTGAAAGACTTGGAAATTGAGCAAATAAAAAATGTACTAAAAACTGGAATTGGTGAAGGCTTTTTAGCTGGTGCCAATCTCATGATTATTAAGAACGGAAAAGAACTATTTTATCATGAAGATGGTTTTGCTGACAGAGAAAAGAAAATTCCTATAAAAAGAAATTCAATTTTTCGTTTATATTCTATGACAAAACCAATTACAGCTACAGCAGCAATGATTCTATTAGAACGGGGAGAAATCGACTTATATGATCCTGTAAGTAAATATTTAGTTGGATTTAAAAATCAAAAAGTAATGCAAGGTGATATGCTTGTTCCAGCAGAAAGAGAAGTTATATTGAAAGACTTATTATCTATGACTTCAGGCTTGGTATATAGTGGTGAAAGTTTAGCTGGAAAAAGTATAGAAAATTTATTTGAAGAGATTAAAGACGAATTGTACCATGATTCTTCAATGACTACACTTGAAATAGCCAACAAAATAGGTGAGTGTCCATTAGCATTCCAACCTGGAACATCATGGGAATATGGCACATCTGCAGATGTATTAGGTGCAGTTGTAGAGATAGTAAGTGGTAAGAAGTTTGGTGATTTTCTAAAAGATGAGATATTTAAGCCTTTAGGGATGAATGATACAGACTTTTGGGTACCTGAAGAAAAACGAGACCGTTTGGTTAAAACATATGAAGATAACGGTAGAGGTCTAGAACTTTATACACAGAATCATTTAGCAATTATGCAGATGATGGACAAAAAACCAACATTTGAATCAGGTGGTGCAGGCTTGGTGTCAACAATCGATGATTATGCAAAATTTGCTAATATGTTGTTATGCGACGGGACTTATAATGGAATACAGATTTTAAAGCCAAAGACAGTAAAATATATGACAACATCCACTTTAAATAGCCAACAGCAGAGTGACATGGACCTTTGGGATACTTTATGTGGACATAGTTATGGAAATTTGATGAGAGTAATGACAGATTGTACAAAAGCAGGTGTACTAGGAAGTGATGGAGAATATGGTTGGGATGGATGGCTTGGAGCATATTTTTCAAATTCCCAAACTGACAACTTAACATTTTTGTTTATGATGCAAAAAACTAACTCTGGAACAACCTCATTAACTAGAAAACTACGAAATATTATTTTTAGTGCATGTTGTGAATAA
- a CDS encoding GNAT family N-acetyltransferase — MEIKRGVNKFYIGDMEENPLAQIILTDTEKDIIKIEHTYVYEQLKGTGAGKQLVKKVVEFAMSNNKKIEPICSFAQKEFDKNKEYECVLYKKI, encoded by the coding sequence ATGGAAATAAAAAGAGGAGTAAATAAATTTTATATTGGAGATATGGAAGAAAATCCTTTGGCTCAGATAATACTAACTGATACTGAGAAAGATATAATAAAAATTGAACATACTTATGTATATGAGCAATTAAAAGGCACAGGTGCGGGTAAGCAATTAGTAAAGAAAGTTGTAGAATTTGCGATGAGTAATAATAAAAAAATAGAACCAATATGTAGTTTTGCCCAAAAAGAATTTGATAAGAATAAAGAATATGAGTGTGTTTTATATAAAAAAATATAG